TCGGTGACGACGCCCTTGCCCAGTTCGAGGACCGTCGCGATCACGTACGGCAGCCCCACGCCGACGTTTGCCAGCGCGGCGAGGCCGACGAGCGGTTCGGAGAACACAAACGGGAACAAGCGCCCGTTGAGGGCAAGGCCGATGGCAAACATGGCGGGCAGGGCGAGCAGGAAGATCAGGCCCTTCTGCCGTCGTCCTTGCATCAGGTGACCGGCGCCCGGCACCAGCCACGACACAACACACACAACGGCAGGCGGCACGACAGCGAGTTTACCTCAGGTCTTTTGCCGCGACCGCCGCGACGATGGCGCCGGCGGTGACACCGAGCGGCACGGCGAGCACGGCGCGGGTCACGTTCGAACCATCCCACGCGCCGATGATGCCGGTCGCCCACGACATGGCCGTCGGCACGACAGCAATCGCGAACGCATTCAACGCGACCCGCGGGTTGACCGGCCGGCTGGCGCGCAGCCGGCGGACCAGG
This genomic interval from Vicinamibacterales bacterium contains the following:
- a CDS encoding DUF6677 family protein, yielding MPPAVVCVVSWLVPGAGHLMQGRRQKGLIFLLALPAMFAIGLALNGRLFPFVFSEPLVGLAALANVGVGLPYVIATVLELGKGVVTDASYEYGNAFLIVSGLLNTLVVIDAYDVRLGRK
- a CDS encoding DUF2085 domain-containing protein, which codes for MAFLAAFTYSIGGVVCHQLPDRSFFLAGRQLPVCARCTGLYLGVAAGLLAWFLVRRLRASRPVNPRVALNAFAIAVVPTAMSWATGIIGAWDGSNVTRAVLAVPLGVTAGAIVAAVAAKDLR